A section of the Acidobacterium capsulatum ATCC 51196 genome encodes:
- a CDS encoding NAD(P)/FAD-dependent oxidoreductase gives MAAGNHTESTGSSSTALFDVAVIGAGLIGLATALELAGAGLRVVAFDRQQAMHEASWAAAGMLAANDPGNPPAILELSRYSLALYPEFLARIHALTGREIPLRTRQTLEGMPAGHTLPPGTAARPLTEPELQQLAPGLVPGGLPFVSLDEQSLDPCDLTEAVPAAARAAGIDLREHTPVQRMAREAGHYRIFFASPEGESSLLARHVLLATGAWTAPLPDGLAPALPPPVSPRKGQLVALELEGPVQSECVLRVPGLYIVPRGNGQYVVGATLEDAGFDQSTSEALLADLERRAAALWPPLAHARRAAAWAGLRPQSVDSLPVIGHFEGRFEGHFESPLGAGHDSPEAAHNLWVAMGHFRNGILQAPGTARILRDLILGRTPAVSLEPFRSGRFALAAV, from the coding sequence ATGGCCGCAGGCAATCACACCGAATCCACCGGTAGCAGCTCTACCGCACTTTTTGATGTCGCCGTCATCGGCGCCGGACTGATCGGCCTCGCCACGGCGCTCGAGCTGGCCGGGGCCGGCCTGCGCGTGGTGGCCTTTGACCGCCAGCAGGCCATGCATGAGGCCTCGTGGGCCGCGGCCGGAATGCTCGCGGCCAATGATCCCGGCAATCCGCCCGCCATACTTGAGCTGTCCCGCTACAGCCTCGCGCTCTACCCCGAATTTCTCGCCCGCATCCACGCCCTTACGGGCCGCGAGATTCCGCTGCGCACGCGCCAGACGCTCGAAGGCATGCCCGCCGGCCACACGCTGCCGCCCGGCACGGCGGCCCGCCCGCTCACGGAGCCGGAACTGCAGCAGCTCGCCCCCGGACTGGTGCCCGGCGGCCTGCCCTTTGTCTCGCTCGATGAGCAGAGCCTCGACCCCTGCGACCTGACCGAGGCCGTGCCCGCCGCCGCCCGCGCGGCCGGCATCGACCTGCGCGAACACACGCCCGTGCAGCGCATGGCGCGGGAAGCCGGTCACTACCGCATCTTTTTTGCGTCGCCCGAGGGCGAGTCTTCGCTGCTGGCGCGCCACGTACTGCTGGCGACCGGAGCGTGGACGGCTCCGCTGCCGGACGGGTTGGCCCCGGCTTTGCCGCCGCCCGTCTCCCCGCGCAAGGGGCAGTTGGTCGCGCTGGAGCTGGAGGGCCCGGTGCAGAGCGAGTGCGTGCTCCGCGTCCCTGGGCTCTACATCGTGCCGCGCGGCAACGGTCAATATGTGGTGGGAGCCACGCTGGAAGACGCCGGATTTGATCAATCCACCAGCGAGGCGCTGCTGGCCGATCTGGAACGCCGCGCCGCCGCGCTGTGGCCGCCGCTGGCCCATGCCCGGCGCGCCGCCGCCTGGGCGGGGCTGCGCCCGCAGTCCGTGGACAGCCTGCCCGTCATTGGACATTTTGAAGGCCGCTTCGAGGGCCATTTTGAGAGCCCGCTGGGTGCGGGCCACGACTCCCCCGAGGCTGCGCACAATCTCTGGGTTGCGATGGGGCACTTCCGCAACGGCATTCTGCAGGCTCCCGGAACGGCGCGCATTCTGCGCGACCTGATTCTCGGGCGGACGCCCGCTGTCTCGCTTGAGCCCTTTCGCAGCGGACGTTTCGCCCTGGCTGCCGTCTAA
- a CDS encoding citrate synthase → MSTAVATKGLEGIVAANSGICWIDGDAGVLAYRGIDIHELATHSNFEETTYLLWHGKLPTQAELADFSKKLAAARRIDPKIYDLLRSLPKTGTPMEALRTAVSALSFFDPNERAVDHDSNVRKAFDLTAQIAMIVAAFDRIRKGKAIVEPDPSLSHAGNFLYMLNGEKPSETATKAFDIALILHADHELNASTFAARVIAATLSDIHSAITGAIGALKGPLHGGANEAVMRMLFEIEKAGADPVEHVKKMLAEKKKVSGFGHRVYHTEDPRATHLRRMSEDLGRSANNAKWFEMSRKIELYINQEKKLNANVDFYSASTYTTLGIDIDLFTPIFAISRIAGWSAHVIEQLDDNRLIRPRAEYIGPEYPSKYIPVAER, encoded by the coding sequence ATGTCGACTGCCGTAGCCACTAAAGGACTGGAAGGAATTGTTGCCGCCAATTCGGGCATTTGCTGGATCGATGGCGATGCCGGAGTATTGGCCTATCGCGGCATCGACATTCATGAGCTTGCCACTCACTCCAACTTTGAAGAGACCACCTACCTGCTGTGGCATGGCAAGCTGCCCACCCAGGCCGAGCTGGCCGACTTCAGCAAGAAGCTGGCTGCCGCCCGCCGCATTGATCCGAAAATCTACGATCTGCTGCGCAGCCTGCCCAAGACCGGCACGCCGATGGAAGCGCTGCGCACCGCCGTCTCCGCGCTGAGCTTCTTTGACCCGAACGAGCGCGCCGTCGATCACGACTCCAACGTGCGCAAGGCTTTTGACCTCACCGCGCAAATCGCGATGATCGTCGCCGCCTTTGACCGCATCCGCAAGGGCAAGGCCATTGTGGAGCCCGATCCCTCGCTCTCGCATGCCGGCAACTTCCTCTACATGCTCAACGGCGAAAAGCCCAGCGAGACGGCGACCAAGGCCTTTGACATTGCGCTCATCCTGCATGCGGACCACGAGCTGAACGCCTCCACCTTTGCCGCGCGCGTCATCGCCGCCACGCTCTCTGACATTCACTCGGCCATCACCGGCGCCATTGGCGCGCTCAAGGGCCCGCTGCACGGCGGCGCCAACGAGGCCGTGATGCGCATGCTGTTTGAGATTGAGAAGGCGGGCGCAGACCCGGTGGAGCACGTCAAGAAGATGCTGGCCGAGAAGAAGAAGGTCTCCGGCTTTGGCCATCGCGTGTATCACACCGAAGATCCGCGCGCGACGCACCTGCGCCGCATGTCTGAGGATCTTGGCCGCTCGGCCAACAATGCCAAGTGGTTTGAGATGTCGCGCAAGATCGAGCTTTATATCAATCAGGAGAAGAAGCTCAACGCCAATGTGGACTTCTACTCCGCCTCGACCTACACGACGCTCGGCATCGACATCGACCTCTTCACGCCGATCTTTGCCATCAGCCGCATCGCCGGCTGGAGCGCCCACGTGATCGAGCAGCTCGACGACAACCGCCTCATCCGCCCGCGCGCCGAGTACATCGGACCTGAGTACCCGTCCAAGTACATTCCGGTGGCTGAGCGCTAA
- a CDS encoding SDR family NAD(P)-dependent oxidoreductase produces the protein MSGVGLSLEGKVALITGGSRGIGAATVALFHQAGARVAFNFQNARQRAEEVVAACGGPAQCMALQQELSTPADGRALVERTVEAFGRLDALVVNHGIWPAHDAPIATMSDEQWRKTLAINLDSAFGLVQAAAGQMQKQGRGPHGQAAGHIVLVSSTAGQRGEAFHADYAASKGALISMTKGLSTELAPQGIYVNCVAPGWVMTEMSASALADPATREKIFSVIPVRRVADPVEIAGPILFLCTPYAGFMTGEIVNVNGGAVLVG, from the coding sequence ATGAGTGGTGTGGGACTGTCTCTGGAAGGCAAGGTGGCGCTCATTACCGGCGGCTCGCGCGGCATTGGCGCGGCCACGGTGGCGCTGTTTCATCAGGCGGGCGCGCGCGTGGCGTTCAATTTTCAGAATGCGCGGCAGCGTGCCGAAGAAGTAGTTGCAGCCTGCGGAGGCCCCGCGCAGTGCATGGCCTTGCAGCAGGAGCTTTCCACCCCCGCCGATGGACGCGCGCTGGTTGAGCGCACCGTCGAGGCCTTTGGGCGGCTCGATGCGCTGGTGGTCAATCACGGCATCTGGCCCGCGCATGACGCGCCCATTGCCACGATGAGCGATGAGCAGTGGCGCAAAACGCTCGCCATCAATCTCGACAGTGCCTTTGGGCTGGTGCAGGCCGCCGCGGGCCAGATGCAGAAGCAGGGGCGCGGCCCGCATGGGCAGGCGGCCGGGCACATTGTGCTGGTCAGCTCCACCGCCGGGCAGCGCGGCGAGGCCTTTCATGCGGACTACGCCGCCAGCAAGGGCGCGCTCATCAGCATGACGAAGGGCCTCTCGACCGAGCTGGCTCCGCAGGGCATCTATGTGAACTGCGTCGCGCCCGGCTGGGTGATGACCGAGATGTCCGCCTCCGCGCTGGCCGACCCCGCCACGCGCGAGAAGATTTTCTCCGTCATCCCTGTGCGGCGCGTGGCTGACCCCGTGGAGATTGCCGGGCCGATTCTCTTTTTATGCACGCCCTACGCGGGCTTCATGACCGGTGAAATCGTCAACGTGAACGGCGGCGCCGTGCTGGTGGGCTAG
- a CDS encoding ATP-dependent helicase — translation MQQLLDKLNPQQRAGVENVDGPVLILAGAGSGKTRVITHRIAYLIQERGVAPDSILAVTFTNKAAKEMAERVDALIGHSTLAKPVLATFHSFCVRMLRRDIEALRIGNEGLTKTFAIYDESDQQSLVKQIMRRMGLDDKQLTPRVVLSKISWAKNHMIDPQEYYLQSSDPVAERVAHIFEAYRKDLRKNNALDFDDLLLEAVRLLKSSAEVRERYNRRYQYLLIDEYQDTNRPQYELMKLLAGSRHNVCVVGDEDQSIYSWRGADIRNILEFEKDFPNAQTIRLEQNYRSTQVILEAAGAVVSRNEQRKGKSLWTSREGGSLIGFYEAPDGENEALFIADSIQKYLRKAGESAEQPRAAVLYRTNSQSRLVEEALRRYGIRYTMVGGFSFYERAEIKDLLSYLKLVQNPNDSIALQRIVNTPARGIGKTTMETLERIALETGTSTWNGIVRALREKLLPSRALVALDTFVRLIEDARALLAPDFAEKLAADVAAESGEMSDAAEPESDTDFSFAAAADETTSPDASADTGFDFGDNAQGILALTPHPDAEPALESSSPNTEAGTEADTDFDPVAFNPFAAASKQPLRQRTPPAAAPQTPAEEDPHAAAFRKPGDPATLPELIKFLIDRSGYIRALEEEATPEAFSRIENLKELANAAQDAQERGETLNEFLDHAALVSDTDQFDADARVTLMTLHAAKGLEFPMVVLAGMEEGLFPHSRTLTDPNQMEEERRLCYVGLTRAMDSLILTRARYRRRYGNDMPEASTPSRFLEEIPAHLLENLGGTPAWGSGGSGYGSGYGSRGGYDDMSGRHYSYEDEDQSAGARPSGGAGRYGSAAGSRSGSYPGRSSGGGSGSLDNIAQFFGGKRGAASGTPAGKSARPRLDVPAPSGNTGLRNGQRVRHPKYGEGIVFQRDGEGENAKITVQFAKFGVKKLVEKFAQLERL, via the coding sequence TTGCAGCAGCTACTCGACAAACTCAATCCGCAGCAGCGCGCCGGCGTGGAAAACGTCGATGGCCCTGTGCTGATCCTGGCCGGAGCGGGCTCGGGCAAAACGCGCGTCATCACGCACCGCATCGCTTATCTCATTCAGGAGCGCGGCGTCGCGCCCGACTCCATTCTGGCGGTGACCTTTACCAACAAGGCTGCCAAGGAGATGGCCGAGCGCGTCGATGCGCTCATCGGCCACAGCACGCTGGCCAAGCCGGTGCTGGCGACGTTTCACTCCTTTTGCGTGCGCATGCTGCGCCGCGACATTGAGGCGCTGCGCATCGGCAACGAAGGCCTGACGAAGACCTTTGCCATTTATGACGAGAGCGACCAGCAGTCGCTGGTGAAGCAGATCATGCGCCGCATGGGCCTCGATGACAAGCAGCTCACGCCGCGCGTGGTGCTCTCAAAAATTTCGTGGGCCAAAAACCACATGATCGATCCGCAGGAGTATTACCTGCAGTCCTCCGATCCGGTGGCCGAGCGGGTGGCGCACATTTTTGAGGCCTATCGCAAGGACCTGCGCAAAAACAACGCGCTCGACTTTGACGATCTGCTGCTGGAGGCCGTGCGCCTGCTCAAGTCCTCCGCCGAGGTGCGCGAGCGCTACAACCGCCGCTACCAGTACCTGCTGATCGACGAGTATCAGGACACGAACCGCCCGCAGTATGAGCTGATGAAGCTGCTGGCCGGCTCACGCCACAACGTCTGCGTGGTGGGCGATGAAGACCAGAGCATCTACTCCTGGCGCGGGGCCGATATTCGCAACATTCTCGAATTCGAGAAGGACTTTCCTAACGCGCAGACCATTCGCCTGGAACAGAACTACCGCTCGACGCAGGTGATTCTGGAGGCGGCCGGGGCGGTCGTCTCGCGCAATGAGCAGCGCAAGGGCAAAAGCCTGTGGACCTCGCGCGAGGGCGGCTCACTGATCGGCTTCTATGAAGCGCCCGACGGCGAGAATGAAGCGCTCTTCATCGCCGACTCCATTCAGAAATACCTGCGCAAGGCCGGCGAGAGCGCCGAGCAGCCGCGAGCGGCCGTGCTCTACCGCACCAACTCGCAATCGCGCCTGGTGGAGGAGGCGCTGCGCCGCTACGGCATTCGCTACACCATGGTGGGCGGCTTCTCGTTTTATGAGCGCGCCGAGATCAAAGACCTGCTCAGTTATCTGAAGCTGGTGCAGAACCCTAATGACTCCATCGCGCTGCAGCGCATCGTGAACACGCCGGCGCGCGGCATCGGCAAAACCACCATGGAGACGCTGGAGCGCATCGCTCTTGAGACCGGCACCAGCACCTGGAACGGGATCGTCCGCGCGCTGCGCGAAAAGCTGCTGCCCTCGCGCGCGCTGGTCGCGCTCGACACCTTCGTGCGCCTCATTGAAGACGCCCGCGCGCTGCTGGCGCCCGATTTCGCTGAGAAGCTGGCCGCCGATGTGGCCGCCGAATCCGGTGAGATGTCAGACGCCGCCGAGCCGGAGAGCGACACGGATTTCTCCTTTGCCGCCGCAGCGGACGAGACGACGAGCCCCGACGCCAGCGCCGACACCGGTTTTGACTTTGGCGACAACGCGCAAGGCATACTGGCGCTCACGCCGCATCCAGACGCGGAACCCGCCCTGGAAAGCAGCAGCCCAAACACAGAAGCAGGCACAGAGGCAGACACCGATTTCGACCCGGTCGCCTTCAATCCGTTTGCCGCCGCCTCGAAGCAGCCGCTGCGCCAGCGTACGCCGCCCGCCGCCGCCCCCCAGACGCCCGCGGAAGAAGACCCGCACGCTGCCGCCTTCCGCAAGCCCGGCGACCCGGCCACGCTGCCCGAGCTGATCAAGTTCCTCATTGACCGCTCCGGCTACATTCGCGCGCTTGAAGAAGAGGCGACGCCCGAGGCCTTCTCGCGCATTGAAAACCTCAAGGAACTGGCCAACGCCGCGCAGGACGCGCAGGAGCGCGGCGAGACGCTCAACGAGTTTCTGGACCACGCCGCGCTCGTGAGCGACACCGACCAGTTTGACGCCGATGCCCGCGTCACGCTCATGACGCTGCACGCCGCCAAGGGCCTGGAGTTCCCCATGGTCGTGCTGGCCGGCATGGAGGAAGGGCTTTTTCCGCACTCGCGCACGCTGACAGACCCCAACCAGATGGAAGAGGAGCGCCGCCTCTGCTATGTGGGGCTCACGCGCGCCATGGACTCGCTCATTCTTACCCGCGCGCGCTACCGCCGCCGCTACGGCAATGACATGCCCGAGGCCAGCACGCCCTCGCGCTTTCTTGAGGAGATTCCGGCGCACCTGCTTGAAAATCTCGGCGGCACGCCTGCCTGGGGCAGTGGCGGCTCCGGTTATGGCTCCGGCTACGGCAGCCGCGGCGGCTATGACGACATGAGCGGCCGCCATTACAGCTATGAGGATGAGGACCAGAGCGCCGGTGCGCGGCCCTCGGGTGGCGCAGGCCGCTACGGCAGCGCAGCCGGTAGCCGCTCCGGCAGCTATCCGGGCCGCTCCAGCGGCGGCGGCAGCGGATCGCTCGATAACATCGCGCAGTTCTTTGGCGGCAAGCGCGGCGCGGCCTCCGGCACGCCCGCGGGCAAGTCCGCGCGGCCCCGGCTCGACGTTCCCGCGCCTTCCGGCAACACGGGTCTGCGCAACGGCCAGCGCGTCCGGCACCCGAAATACGGCGAAGGCATCGTCTTTCAGCGGGATGGCGAAGGGGAAAACGCGAAGATTACGGTACAATTTGCAAAGTTTGGAGTGAAAAAGCTGGTGGAGAAATTTGCCCAGCTCGAGCGCCTTTAG
- a CDS encoding amino acid permease → MQECALSQLFTRKSIDKLIAESEDPERRLRKTLGPISLIALGIGAVVGSGIFTVIGTAISGQQFSTSSVLNTPLLDFLVRHHAMAGRPGAGPALAFSLVLVAIVCGFTGLCYAELASMIPIAGSAYTYTYATLGELIAWINGWSLILEYAFSNMAVSVGFAGHMVDLMDWFGIHPPLKWISPAYLPSGLQDFSGHVLYQPGWHFGFNIPAFIVVMVITMVLVHGIRESARTNNIMVLLKIGAILVFILAGAQFIHPSYYHPFAPNGWSGILTGGSIIFFTYIGFDSVSTAAEECKNPQRDLPIGIIATLIVCTLLYLGVATVLVGLRHWNTMADDAAPVVNTLRHLSQQSGGHLLRYIHLAVLVGAILGMVSSILVFQIGQARVWFAMSRDRLLPTIFSRVHPRYRTPAVSTWVAGIVVAIPAGLLDIGTVADLSNIGTLFAFVLVSAGVLILRYQDPHRHRSFRVPFGPVFPVLSIVFCVLLMMGLEVMTWVRFFAWLAIGLVIYFFYSRKRSEFYAGK, encoded by the coding sequence ATGCAGGAGTGCGCCCTGTCGCAGCTTTTCACCAGAAAGTCCATTGACAAGCTGATCGCCGAGTCAGAAGACCCGGAGCGGCGGCTTCGCAAGACCCTTGGCCCCATCTCGCTCATTGCTCTCGGCATTGGCGCGGTGGTGGGCTCGGGCATCTTCACGGTCATCGGCACGGCCATCAGCGGCCAGCAGTTCAGCACCTCTTCGGTGCTGAACACGCCGCTGCTCGACTTTCTGGTGCGGCATCACGCCATGGCGGGCCGCCCCGGCGCGGGCCCCGCGCTGGCCTTTTCGCTGGTGCTGGTCGCCATCGTCTGCGGATTCACCGGGCTCTGCTATGCCGAGCTCGCCTCCATGATCCCCATCGCCGGCTCGGCTTACACCTATACGTATGCCACTCTGGGCGAGCTGATTGCGTGGATCAACGGCTGGAGCCTGATCCTCGAGTACGCCTTCTCCAACATGGCCGTCTCCGTGGGCTTTGCCGGGCACATGGTGGACCTGATGGACTGGTTCGGCATCCATCCGCCGCTCAAATGGATCTCGCCCGCCTATCTGCCCAGCGGCCTGCAGGATTTCTCCGGCCATGTGCTCTACCAGCCGGGATGGCACTTCGGCTTCAACATTCCGGCCTTCATCGTCGTCATGGTCATCACCATGGTGCTGGTGCATGGCATTCGCGAGTCCGCGCGCACCAACAACATCATGGTGCTGCTCAAGATCGGCGCCATCCTGGTCTTCATTCTGGCCGGGGCGCAGTTCATTCACCCGAGCTATTACCATCCCTTTGCCCCCAACGGATGGTCGGGCATCCTGACCGGCGGCTCCATCATTTTCTTCACCTATATCGGCTTCGATTCGGTCTCGACCGCCGCCGAGGAGTGCAAGAATCCGCAGCGCGACCTGCCCATCGGCATCATCGCGACGCTCATCGTCTGCACCCTGCTCTACCTCGGCGTGGCCACCGTGCTGGTGGGCCTGCGCCACTGGAACACCATGGCCGACGACGCCGCGCCGGTGGTCAACACTCTGCGCCACCTCTCGCAGCAGAGCGGCGGACACCTGCTGCGCTACATTCATCTGGCCGTGCTGGTCGGGGCCATTCTGGGCATGGTCTCGTCAATTCTGGTCTTCCAGATCGGCCAGGCGCGCGTCTGGTTTGCCATGTCGCGCGACCGCCTGCTGCCCACCATCTTTTCGCGTGTGCATCCGCGCTACCGCACCCCGGCCGTCTCCACCTGGGTAGCAGGCATTGTTGTGGCCATTCCGGCAGGACTGCTCGACATCGGCACAGTAGCCGACCTCTCGAACATCGGCACGCTGTTTGCCTTTGTGCTGGTCTCAGCCGGCGTGCTTATTCTGCGCTATCAGGACCCCCACCGCCATCGCAGCTTCCGCGTGCCCTTCGGCCCGGTCTTCCCGGTGCTGAGCATCGTCTTCTGCGTGCTGCTCATGATGGGCCTTGAGGTCATGACCTGGGTGCGCTTCTTTGCCTGGCTCGCCATCGGCCTCGTGATTTATTTCTTCTACAGCCGCAAGCGCAGCGAGTTTTACGCCGGCAAGTAG